A region from the Paraburkholderia youngii genome encodes:
- a CDS encoding recombinase family protein, giving the protein MGLEVSRLARNSTDWHRLLEICALADCLILDEDGVYDPAHFNDRLLLGLKGTMSEAELHVMRARLRGGILNKARRGELETRLPIGFVYDTESRVRLDPDARIQESIRHLFRTFRRTGSATATVKAFREQGLLFPHRVHHGVRKDDVLWSELEHSRVLWVLHHPRYAGAYCFGRTRYRNHPDGQKVSARLPSAEWLSLIPDAHEAYVSWEEFEQNVQVLRENAHALGIDRERGAPREGPALLQGLAICARCGERMTVRYHVKGTHRVPDYMCQRHGVKHGRPVCQHVHGGELDKAIGRLLVETVTPVTLEVALAVQEELESRSDERDRLHRQEFERARYEADLARRRYMQVDPANRLVADSLESEWNQALRALTEAQDHYEKQREADRAGLNDKQRANIMTLARDFPRLWNDPRTPDRERKRMARLLIADATLLKGADICVQIRFNGGATHTLHVPLSKPAWILRQTPRAVIAEMDRLLNEYTESETAEQLNRQGLASGWGKRFTSRMITRLRLSHKLPSHHDRLRARGMLTLDEIAERLNVMPTTIKTWRRAGLLIAHRYDDKGGYLFEPPGAEAPVKFQHQGKTRGRRSAA; this is encoded by the coding sequence ATGGGGCTCGAAGTGTCGCGCCTGGCGCGCAACTCCACCGACTGGCATCGGCTACTAGAAATTTGCGCACTGGCCGACTGTCTGATCCTTGACGAGGATGGCGTCTACGATCCCGCGCACTTCAATGACCGATTGCTGCTTGGCCTGAAGGGCACGATGAGCGAGGCTGAATTGCACGTCATGCGGGCACGACTGCGCGGCGGCATCCTCAATAAGGCACGTCGCGGCGAGCTGGAGACGCGCTTGCCCATCGGCTTTGTCTACGACACCGAATCGCGCGTTCGTCTGGATCCCGACGCACGTATCCAGGAAAGCATCCGTCATCTCTTCCGCACGTTTCGGCGCACCGGTTCGGCCACTGCAACCGTCAAGGCCTTTCGTGAGCAGGGCCTTCTGTTCCCGCATCGGGTCCATCACGGAGTTCGCAAAGATGATGTGCTGTGGAGCGAGCTCGAGCACTCACGCGTACTGTGGGTTCTGCATCATCCGCGGTACGCAGGTGCGTACTGCTTCGGGCGCACGCGCTATCGAAACCATCCCGATGGGCAGAAAGTCTCCGCCCGGCTGCCCTCTGCGGAATGGCTGTCGCTGATTCCCGACGCCCACGAGGCTTATGTGAGCTGGGAAGAGTTTGAACAGAATGTTCAGGTGTTGCGCGAGAATGCTCACGCACTGGGCATCGATCGGGAAAGAGGGGCACCACGTGAGGGCCCGGCGCTGTTGCAGGGCCTGGCGATATGTGCCAGATGCGGTGAGCGGATGACAGTGCGCTATCACGTCAAGGGCACACACAGGGTGCCGGACTACATGTGCCAGCGCCACGGCGTCAAACATGGGCGGCCGGTGTGCCAGCATGTTCACGGTGGCGAGCTTGACAAGGCCATCGGCAGGCTGCTCGTGGAGACAGTCACGCCGGTCACGCTTGAAGTCGCGCTTGCGGTACAGGAAGAACTCGAGAGCCGTTCTGACGAGCGCGACCGACTGCACCGCCAGGAGTTCGAACGAGCACGCTACGAGGCCGATCTGGCGCGGCGCCGCTATATGCAAGTGGATCCAGCGAATCGATTGGTCGCGGACTCGCTTGAATCGGAATGGAATCAGGCGCTACGCGCTCTTACCGAAGCTCAGGATCACTACGAAAAGCAGCGCGAAGCTGATCGCGCAGGACTTAACGATAAACAGCGTGCGAACATCATGACACTCGCCAGAGACTTCCCTCGTCTATGGAACGATCCGCGCACACCGGATCGCGAGCGAAAGCGCATGGCGCGACTGCTCATCGCCGACGCGACTTTGCTCAAGGGTGCAGACATCTGCGTTCAGATACGCTTTAATGGCGGCGCCACGCATACGCTACATGTGCCGCTGTCCAAGCCGGCGTGGATATTGCGGCAAACCCCTCGCGCAGTCATTGCCGAAATGGACCGGCTTCTCAACGAGTACACCGAGAGTGAAACGGCAGAGCAGCTTAACCGTCAGGGGCTCGCCTCCGGCTGGGGCAAGCGGTTTACTTCCAGAATGATCACGCGGCTTCGACTATCCCACAAGCTACCCAGTCATCATGACAGGCTGCGCGCACGCGGAATGCTCACCCTGGACGAGATCGCAGAGCGGTTGAACGTGATGCCGACGACAATCAAGACATGGCGTCGTGCAGGCCTGCTTATAGCGCATCGCTACGACGACAAGGGCGGCTATCTCTTCGAACCGCCCGGCGCCGAAGCGCCGGTGAAATTCCAGCACCAGGGAAAGACCCGTGGCCGACGCTCGGCCGCATAA
- the pcaC gene encoding 4-carboxymuconolactone decarboxylase, whose amino-acid sequence MSQELFETGMKIRREVLGDAYVDSAMANADDFNMSMQTLVTQYCWGAVWSRPGLDRRTRSLLNLAMLTALNRPHELRLHIRGALNNGVTKEEIREVFLQTGIYAGIPAAIDSFRVAREVFKDDFENSQVS is encoded by the coding sequence ATGAGTCAGGAATTATTTGAAACCGGTATGAAGATCCGCCGAGAGGTGCTGGGTGACGCGTATGTCGACTCCGCCATGGCGAATGCGGATGACTTCAACATGTCGATGCAGACACTCGTCACCCAGTACTGCTGGGGGGCGGTGTGGAGTAGGCCAGGGCTGGATAGGCGGACACGCAGCCTGCTCAATCTGGCAATGTTGACAGCCCTTAACCGTCCGCATGAGCTGAGGCTTCATATTCGGGGGGCTCTCAACAACGGGGTAACAAAGGAAGAGATCCGTGAAGTCTTTCTACAAACCGGAATCTACGCGGGGATCCCCGCGGCGATCGACAGCTTTCGGGTTGCGCGAGAAGTATTCAAAGACGACTTTGAGAATTCTCAGGTTTCTTGA
- the proX gene encoding glycine betaine/L-proline ABC transporter substrate-binding protein ProX codes for MNALAKVIAAVATGFLFAGTVGAQTLPGSGKTIRYAQDDSLGGNYVVAQITSQALKKLGYDVRLSTMDTTLFFQAVAQGDMDLATDVTLPQREPGFRAIAQQAAVVGDGMIIGGGINGYLVDRKTALAHNITNLEQMKDPKIAGLFGRDGKAEMISCDPAWSCGVVVDYQLDKFGLKQTVSPVRGKYEALMADVITKVQNGKPAFYYAWSPSWMTNALKPGTDVVWLPTPQDALPPNIPNRGTALVNGVVGCAGGANPCRMAMGSWNYDTVANKAFLAANPAVKALIEQIRFPLATWSEWEGAISKDGGSVSVVKKLSDAWIASNQSQFDQWVATASKAH; via the coding sequence ATGAACGCATTGGCAAAAGTGATCGCTGCGGTTGCGACCGGTTTTTTGTTCGCCGGTACGGTGGGCGCGCAGACACTTCCGGGTAGTGGAAAGACCATACGCTACGCGCAAGATGACAGTCTTGGCGGGAACTACGTAGTCGCTCAGATAACGTCGCAGGCCCTCAAGAAACTCGGCTACGACGTCCGGCTGAGCACCATGGATACGACGTTGTTTTTTCAAGCGGTCGCGCAAGGTGACATGGACCTGGCAACAGACGTGACGTTGCCTCAGCGCGAGCCGGGGTTTCGCGCGATCGCGCAGCAGGCGGCGGTGGTCGGTGACGGCATGATCATCGGTGGAGGAATCAACGGCTATCTCGTCGACAGGAAAACTGCGCTTGCTCACAACATTACGAATCTGGAGCAGATGAAGGATCCGAAAATCGCTGGGCTGTTCGGCCGCGATGGCAAGGCGGAAATGATCAGTTGCGATCCTGCCTGGAGTTGCGGCGTCGTCGTGGACTATCAGCTCGACAAGTTCGGCTTGAAGCAGACAGTCAGTCCCGTGCGAGGCAAGTACGAAGCCCTCATGGCAGACGTCATTACGAAGGTGCAAAACGGGAAACCTGCGTTTTACTACGCATGGAGTCCATCGTGGATGACCAATGCTTTGAAACCCGGCACCGATGTCGTATGGTTGCCCACTCCACAGGACGCGCTTCCGCCCAATATCCCGAACCGCGGTACGGCATTGGTCAATGGAGTGGTCGGCTGCGCTGGCGGAGCCAATCCGTGCCGAATGGCGATGGGCTCGTGGAACTATGACACGGTGGCAAACAAGGCATTTCTGGCGGCGAATCCCGCGGTCAAAGCCCTGATCGAGCAAATCCGGTTTCCACTCGCAACGTGGTCTGAATGGGAAGGCGCGATCAGTAAGGATGGCGGGTCCGTGAGCGTTGTGAAGAAGCTTTCGGATGCGTGGATCGCGAGCAACCAGTCTCAATTCGATCAATGGGTCGCCACAGCAAGCAAGGCTCATTGA